Proteins encoded in a region of the Paenibacillus sp. E222 genome:
- a CDS encoding NUDIX domain-containing protein — MEIRQMATAFLSNGNDMLMMKKAGSRLFDFEFWGGIGGHLEHGELNTPMTASYREIEEETGFKQAEIENFRLRYVLMQYSDGEVRQQFVYFGETTHRAFIPSDEGDLFWVPLDELLDLHTSILIKAAIRHYLQNQETDEIWIGNVLNGEGAAARPRVEWSIMQDTISFQPVV, encoded by the coding sequence ATGGAGATCAGACAAATGGCTACGGCATTTTTGAGTAATGGCAACGACATGTTGATGATGAAGAAGGCAGGCAGCAGGCTGTTCGATTTTGAGTTCTGGGGTGGTATTGGCGGGCATTTGGAGCACGGCGAGCTTAATACACCAATGACCGCCAGTTACCGGGAGATTGAAGAAGAGACGGGGTTCAAGCAAGCGGAAATTGAAAATTTCCGTCTTCGATATGTTTTGATGCAGTATAGCGACGGTGAAGTTCGGCAGCAGTTTGTATATTTTGGTGAGACGACGCATCGGGCCTTTATTCCATCAGATGAAGGGGATTTATTTTGGGTTCCTTTGGATGAGCTGCTGGATTTACATACATCCATTCTGATTAAAGCTGCGATCCGGCACTATTTGCAGAATCAGGAGACCGACGAGATATGGATCGGTAATGTCCTAAATGGGGAAGGGGCAGCGGCTAGACCGAGGGTAGAATGGAGTATTATGCAAGACACGATATCCTTTCAACCCGTTGTGTAA
- a CDS encoding PH domain-containing protein, whose product MQYIQSTPEQRLSPDAITIWRISAVISNGIGLIVLAALLVLDSIYGWKAWIGWLLWGVTAISVLYAVWEIFIRPSLLYKHWYYDANEEFLQLKHGALKKVHQIIPMAKVQSVTTNQGPLLRKYGLYSVSVGTMGSSHTIPALPEEVALELRNQIASYARINEVDE is encoded by the coding sequence ATGCAGTACATACAGAGTACACCCGAGCAACGTTTATCGCCGGATGCCATAACCATATGGAGAATCAGTGCGGTTATATCGAACGGAATAGGGTTGATTGTGCTTGCAGCTCTGCTGGTTCTGGATTCCATCTATGGATGGAAGGCGTGGATTGGTTGGTTGCTGTGGGGAGTGACTGCCATCTCAGTGCTGTATGCGGTGTGGGAAATTTTTATCCGGCCTTCATTGTTATACAAGCATTGGTATTATGATGCGAATGAAGAGTTCTTGCAATTGAAACACGGGGCTTTGAAAAAGGTACATCAGATCATTCCCATGGCCAAAGTACAATCCGTCACGACGAACCAAGGTCCCCTTTTGAGAAAATATGGCCTATATTCTGTATCGGTTGGCACGATGGGTTCATCTCATACGATCCCGGCGCTGCCAGAGGAAGTGGCACTTGAACTGCGTAATCAGATTGCGTCGTATGCAAGGATTAATGAGGTGGATGAATGA
- a CDS encoding Cof-type HAD-IIB family hydrolase: MIKIVFMDVDSTLLSEKDRSLSPSTEDSIRKLVRRGIQVVLVTGRPYSLCEDFRKFGIETMISANGALIKSGEEVIHKSVLSARMVREFSEFAELNGSSISYFTESFEMNGLCTTDVRVTDALRDTLGLMESPLKISSLEQEVYCICLYADQAEAEKFHSRFPALKFVRFHPYVSNVLEENEVSKSIAAGKVLAHLNISKEEAMAFGDGENDIDLLEYVGLGIAMGNGGERVKQSADYVTLRASEDGITHALRKFKIIE, encoded by the coding sequence TTGATTAAAATCGTATTTATGGACGTGGACAGTACGTTACTCAGTGAGAAGGATCGAAGTCTCTCTCCAAGTACAGAGGATTCCATTCGAAAATTGGTTCGTAGGGGCATACAGGTTGTTCTGGTCACTGGCAGACCGTACAGTTTATGCGAAGATTTCAGGAAATTCGGGATTGAAACCATGATTTCGGCTAACGGGGCATTGATCAAGAGTGGTGAAGAAGTGATACATAAATCGGTGCTTTCTGCACGAATGGTCAGAGAATTCAGTGAATTTGCCGAGCTGAACGGCAGCAGTATTTCTTATTTTACAGAGTCATTCGAGATGAATGGTTTATGTACAACGGATGTGCGTGTCACCGATGCATTGAGAGATACGCTCGGTCTGATGGAGTCCCCTTTGAAAATCAGTTCTTTGGAACAGGAAGTGTATTGCATTTGTTTATATGCCGATCAAGCCGAAGCGGAGAAATTCCATTCCAGATTTCCAGCATTAAAATTCGTGAGGTTTCATCCTTACGTGTCTAACGTACTGGAAGAGAACGAAGTATCCAAATCGATAGCGGCAGGAAAAGTGCTCGCCCACCTGAATATATCGAAAGAGGAAGCAATGGCCTTTGGCGATGGTGAAAATGATATTGATTTGCTAGAGTATGTGGGTCTTGGCATTGCGATGGGAAACGGAGGAGAGCGCGTCAAACAAAGTGCCGACTATGTCACACTGCGAGCAAGTGAGGATGGCATCACACATGCGTTGAGGAAGTTTAAAATCATAGAATAA
- a CDS encoding YHYH domain-containing protein, giving the protein MKKVVIVILSFVVLIGVSSSAYAHPGRLDKNGGHNCSAKSKQKGLCTGYHYHKKKK; this is encoded by the coding sequence ATGAAAAAGGTTGTCATTGTAATCTTGTCTTTTGTCGTACTTATTGGTGTATCTTCTTCAGCTTATGCCCATCCAGGTAGACTGGACAAAAATGGTGGACATAATTGTTCCGCGAAATCCAAACAAAAGGGCTTGTGCACAGGCTACCATTATCACAAAAAGAAGAAATGA
- a CDS encoding HAD family hydrolase, which produces MDHIKAIIFDLDNTILNRTSTFEGFGQSLINTYFAHLETTDDILKRIVELDEDGYKDKDVLFNELLHELPWAENPPHAELMEFYGREYVKSAVLMQQAREVVQHLREKYKTGLITNGKTEIQYGKIDQLGIRDDFDHIIVSEEAGVKKPDPRIFKLALDHFNLSPEQCIYIGDHPVNDVEGAAKVGMSTIWMKVNQPWQDSITTKPLHAIEHLGELKGLL; this is translated from the coding sequence ATGGATCATATTAAAGCGATTATTTTTGATCTAGACAATACGATTCTCAACAGAACAAGTACCTTTGAAGGCTTCGGCCAGAGCTTGATCAACACTTATTTTGCCCATCTTGAAACTACGGATGATATTCTTAAACGAATTGTTGAGCTGGATGAGGACGGTTACAAGGACAAGGATGTGTTGTTCAACGAGCTGCTGCATGAATTACCATGGGCTGAGAATCCGCCTCACGCGGAGCTGATGGAGTTCTATGGCAGAGAGTATGTGAAAAGTGCTGTTCTGATGCAGCAGGCGAGAGAAGTGGTTCAGCATCTAAGAGAAAAATATAAAACAGGTTTAATTACCAATGGTAAAACCGAGATTCAGTACGGAAAAATTGATCAACTCGGCATCCGGGATGATTTTGATCATATTATCGTTTCGGAAGAGGCTGGGGTCAAAAAGCCCGATCCTCGTATTTTCAAATTGGCATTGGATCATTTCAACCTCTCTCCCGAGCAGTGTATCTACATTGGGGACCATCCTGTCAATGATGTTGAAGGAGCGGCAAAAGTAGGTATGAGCACGATCTGGATGAAGGTCAATCAGCCTTGGCAGGACAGTATTACAACCAAACCATTGCATGCTATTGAGCATCTTGGTGAATTAAAAGGCCTACTCTAG
- a CDS encoding PH domain-containing protein, with the protein MNEMKRQHPLAMLWSLWKLVKNSFAFIVFLFILRHGSASTWIMYGRIVFYVAIAFSVISIIWSWFTLRYTADDKAFQIYSGVFNRTRRTIPYTKIQNVNRHTSLFHRLFRVTSIRFETGIKGDDATFQLQVVSLSESDRLEKVVAGHMSEANVASDAVQPNEEPETAPEHVTREEDIQLTVKEGLERIVHYKSTRKDIFKASFTSLSFLVLIPILGSLYSSVKDFFPDEKVTESILLTWLDTWWITALIITGLIAVSIMLGIVRTFVKYGDFQISSDRKRIYITKGMLEQTAFSILKERVQAVKITQSPMKRLLGLAEVELTTAGGVGETEQEVNSLYPFLPVKQAYDMISEILPSYQVTQEMQKLPRKSLWLRMLTPSWVWIIATGLLFYFKPPILGQDQAWWMISAILLLWIVICRLTDFLHTRYVLNQNFIQLRTGALTSTLYISKREKVIEVQITRSLLQRWFGVASIQTVNRAKPVLHHTLNDIPVEAVEAFQLWYMERSQNVQTR; encoded by the coding sequence ATGAACGAGATGAAAAGACAACACCCGTTAGCCATGCTCTGGAGTTTGTGGAAACTGGTGAAAAATTCTTTTGCATTTATCGTTTTTTTATTTATTCTCCGTCATGGCTCGGCGTCCACGTGGATTATGTATGGCAGAATCGTCTTCTATGTGGCTATCGCGTTTAGTGTGATAAGCATTATCTGGAGTTGGTTTACACTACGTTATACCGCAGATGATAAGGCTTTTCAGATCTACAGTGGGGTGTTTAATCGCACAAGAAGAACGATACCCTATACCAAAATTCAGAACGTGAACCGGCATACGTCGCTGTTTCATCGTTTGTTCCGAGTCACATCCATTCGTTTTGAGACGGGCATCAAAGGAGACGATGCTACTTTTCAGCTGCAAGTCGTTTCGCTTTCGGAATCGGATCGGCTTGAAAAGGTCGTTGCAGGGCATATGTCGGAAGCGAATGTCGCCAGTGATGCTGTACAACCAAACGAAGAACCCGAGACAGCACCTGAACACGTAACACGGGAAGAAGATATTCAACTAACTGTAAAAGAGGGGCTTGAACGGATTGTCCATTACAAGTCCACCCGAAAAGATATATTCAAAGCTTCGTTTACCTCGCTCAGCTTTCTGGTACTTATTCCGATTCTGGGATCGCTCTATTCGTCGGTGAAAGATTTCTTTCCCGATGAAAAAGTGACGGAGAGCATCCTATTAACGTGGCTGGATACCTGGTGGATTACCGCATTGATCATCACAGGACTTATTGCTGTTTCCATTATGCTAGGTATTGTTAGAACCTTTGTGAAGTATGGTGATTTCCAAATCTCCTCTGATCGCAAACGTATCTACATTACGAAGGGCATGTTGGAACAGACCGCATTTTCGATCCTGAAAGAACGAGTTCAGGCGGTGAAAATCACGCAGTCTCCGATGAAAAGACTGCTAGGATTGGCAGAAGTGGAACTAACGACAGCAGGTGGTGTGGGAGAAACCGAACAGGAAGTTAACTCGCTCTATCCTTTTCTGCCTGTGAAGCAAGCTTACGATATGATCTCGGAGATTTTGCCATCCTATCAGGTTACGCAGGAGATGCAGAAGCTTCCACGAAAATCATTATGGCTGCGCATGCTCACACCAAGCTGGGTATGGATTATTGCAACGGGATTATTGTTTTATTTCAAACCGCCGATTCTGGGACAGGATCAGGCATGGTGGATGATTTCCGCTATTCTGTTACTGTGGATTGTCATATGCAGACTAACTGATTTTCTCCATACACGATACGTGCTGAATCAGAACTTTATCCAGTTGCGAACGGGTGCATTAACCTCAACACTATACATCTCCAAGCGGGAGAAAGTCATTGAGGTACAGATTACCCGGAGTCTGCTGCAACGCTGGTTTGGAGTTGCTTCGATTCAAACCGTGAATCGTGCCAAACCTGTTCTGCATCACACGCTAAACGATATACCGGTTGAGGCCGTAGAAGCGTTTCAGTTGTGGTATATGGAGCGGAGCCAGAACGTCCAGACCCGTTAA
- a CDS encoding DUF4375 domain-containing protein translates to MNKLQEELQQLLPLDQFDSMSGEEVVGSVAMDLYRAEFATIRECGPELPQVLRDTILIIDLDTELSMSGMTGFLENASGQFLGETMEAMQRIGNDADAEILKNIQHMLFESGVTPEQLRENVNALSEQDVTTTLNTHGQQIHEVLQRVELEAGNLSMQSDNEEVFELLYQYVDTNKDRLKQELQHLLSN, encoded by the coding sequence ATGAACAAATTACAGGAAGAATTGCAGCAATTATTACCCTTGGATCAGTTTGACAGCATGTCGGGTGAGGAAGTGGTGGGGAGTGTTGCCATGGATCTGTATCGCGCGGAATTTGCGACCATTCGGGAGTGTGGACCTGAACTTCCACAGGTATTGCGAGATACCATCCTGATCATAGATCTGGATACAGAGCTATCCATGAGTGGAATGACTGGTTTTCTTGAAAATGCGAGTGGGCAGTTTCTGGGTGAAACGATGGAAGCAATGCAGCGCATAGGCAATGATGCAGATGCAGAGATTCTGAAGAACATCCAGCATATGTTATTCGAAAGTGGTGTAACACCTGAGCAATTAAGAGAGAATGTGAATGCACTCTCTGAACAGGATGTAACGACGACCCTGAATACGCATGGACAACAGATCCATGAAGTTTTGCAACGGGTGGAGCTGGAAGCGGGTAATTTAAGCATGCAATCGGATAATGAAGAGGTGTTTGAACTCCTTTATCAATATGTGGATACGAACAAAGATCGACTGAAACAGGAGTTGCAGCACCTCTTGTCTAATTGA
- a CDS encoding GNAT family N-acetyltransferase has translation MSHLITIQPLTASDMKGACQVFETSITNAFTQEGLGALHEDIRDEIEHKKAMLHLALHPENNKESSVFFLIAKREDTVVGTISYGPCGEEIQECTDHQLNQVGELGSLYVLPEVQGQGIGSALIQALATELQRREITQFCLDSGYRTAQKKWQRKFGEPYAVAKNYWGEGTDHMVWLCDVKDFAAK, from the coding sequence ATGAGTCACCTGATTACCATTCAACCTTTAACAGCATCGGATATGAAGGGTGCCTGCCAGGTATTCGAGACATCCATTACGAATGCATTTACACAGGAAGGGCTGGGTGCCCTGCACGAAGACATACGGGATGAAATTGAACACAAGAAAGCGATGCTTCACTTAGCTTTGCATCCTGAAAACAACAAGGAATCGAGTGTCTTCTTTCTAATAGCTAAAAGGGAAGATACTGTCGTGGGCACCATTTCCTACGGACCTTGCGGCGAGGAGATTCAAGAATGCACAGACCACCAACTGAACCAAGTAGGGGAATTGGGTAGTCTCTACGTTCTGCCAGAGGTTCAGGGTCAGGGAATTGGCTCTGCTCTCATTCAGGCTTTGGCTACTGAACTTCAGAGGCGTGAGATTACGCAATTTTGCCTGGATAGTGGGTACCGGACAGCGCAGAAGAAATGGCAGCGGAAGTTTGGAGAACCCTATGCCGTGGCAAAGAACTATTGGGGTGAAGGCACGGACCATATGGTGTGGTTATGCGATGTGAAGGATTTTGCTGCAAAATAA
- a CDS encoding glycosyltransferase family 1 protein, which yields MRLALFTDTYVPETNGVAGTLHRLSNHLNRKGIEHLLFTPQSVIEGNDAAPVRSVTNIPFFLYPECRIALPNRAAIHRELQSFQPDLLHIATPFNMGLFGLRYALKHQLPHVISYHTHFDRYLEYYRLKSVIPLYWKYIQWFHRACDATLTPSQETLHALQLKGIQRLKLWSRGIDCSLYSPDKRSTDIRTRYNITAPLILLYVGRIAPEKDIATLTLAMQQLPGPMQSRVHWIIVGDGPLLPKMRMQSPPNVTFTGYLHGEELAAMYASADLFVFPSSTETFGNVVLEAMASGLPVLAANGGGVKDLVTHHRSGVLFEPGNADALIREICLWGDHLDQLRNMGIEGRKLAEQRSWDHIFDRLVGDYEEAIENRRRRTKDRIITA from the coding sequence ATGCGCCTGGCCTTGTTCACCGACACCTATGTTCCGGAAACCAATGGTGTTGCCGGTACGCTGCACCGCTTGAGTAATCACTTGAACCGCAAAGGCATTGAGCATCTGCTATTCACACCGCAGTCTGTTATTGAAGGCAACGATGCCGCTCCGGTCCGTTCGGTGACTAACATCCCCTTTTTCCTCTATCCGGAATGTCGTATTGCCTTACCTAATCGAGCAGCGATTCATCGGGAGCTACAGTCCTTTCAACCAGATCTGCTGCATATCGCCACTCCATTCAATATGGGTCTTTTCGGTCTCAGGTATGCGCTCAAGCATCAGCTTCCACATGTTATCTCCTACCACACTCACTTCGATCGGTACCTCGAATACTACAGGTTGAAAAGCGTCATTCCCCTTTACTGGAAGTACATCCAATGGTTCCACCGGGCCTGTGATGCAACACTAACACCGTCTCAGGAGACCTTACACGCATTGCAATTAAAAGGTATTCAACGTCTGAAGTTATGGTCCCGAGGAATCGATTGCAGCCTGTATTCTCCTGATAAACGAAGCACCGATATCCGTACTCGCTACAACATAACGGCTCCTCTAATTTTACTCTACGTTGGACGTATTGCCCCGGAAAAAGATATCGCTACCCTCACCCTTGCCATGCAGCAGTTGCCAGGACCTATGCAATCCCGTGTACACTGGATCATTGTAGGCGATGGGCCATTACTTCCCAAAATGCGTATGCAATCCCCACCCAATGTCACCTTTACGGGGTATCTGCATGGGGAAGAGCTTGCTGCTATGTATGCTTCGGCAGATCTCTTTGTGTTTCCTTCCTCAACAGAAACATTTGGCAATGTGGTTCTGGAAGCGATGGCTTCTGGATTGCCGGTGCTCGCTGCGAATGGTGGCGGTGTAAAAGACTTGGTCACACATCATCGAAGTGGTGTTTTGTTCGAGCCGGGTAATGCGGATGCATTGATTCGAGAGATATGCCTCTGGGGAGATCATCTGGATCAACTGAGGAATATGGGCATTGAAGGCCGAAAACTTGCTGAGCAGCGATCGTGGGATCATATTTTTGACAGGTTGGTCGGAGATTATGAGGAAGCCATTGAGAATCGGAGAAGACGTACGAAAGATCGAATCATCACAGCTTGA